The genomic segment tatttgccattttctGTGTAGCAGCAGTGGTACAGTTTTCCAGCAGTAAACATTCACTTTAATCACATTTAGACTATTTAATAGTAGTAAATCTCAGAAAAGGCGTCACCAGTGGGTTTTTCATTAAGAGGCATGTCTCAGTGTAGAGCACAGCACTATAGATCAAGTGCCTCCTTTTCATTTAGATGCTGTTTTCACAGAGATTGATATAGTTAGTGACCCATTTTCTGGCAATGATGTGATAATTTGAATCATACCACTGTTTGGACTTGGACTGCTCAAAGCACCAGAAAATGATGCATTCAAGAAACAGCATAACAGCCTGTCAGTTCGTTATTAAAGCAGCTAATCATGCTAAGCTGATGTCCCACTTGAATTGATCCGACAgcttgttttccttctgtcatCCCTTGAGTTGTTTCTGTGTACTTTTCAGATTTACTTTGCATTTtccagttttagtttatttggttttaaagCTACAGAACAATAACACAGATAACTATTTGGAGTCATTGTGTACTTTCTGTTTACTTGTAGGTTTTAAAGGGTTTCCCTGAGTGTCTGCAAGCTGACATCTGCCTTCATTTGAACCGCAGCTTACTAACGAACTGCAAAGCTTTTCGAGGTGCCAACAAAGGCTGTCTGCGAGCTCTGGCCATGCGATTCAAGACCACCCACGCTCCACCGGGTGACACGCTTGTCCACAGTGGGGACATTCTCACTGctctatattttatttccagagGTTCTATAGAGATCCTAAGAGATGATGTGGTTGTGGCCATATTAGGTAAGCTCCAGGGCactttgaaaatataaacatgtttaagtAATCAGCTTATTATAACCAGATTTTAATGCAagttctgaaataaaaaagaatattagcctttttgtgtattttttttcaattttttaacTTCTCTTACTTTTAGTATCTCAGTTTTCTCTCTGCTTATCCTTTCTGTTGCTCAAAGCCACAGTCACAACTAACACTGACTTTTACATCAcgctaacacacacactgtcatgTTGCCAGAGGTGTTTGGGCACAGCTCCACTTTCATTCCACAGTGGCATTGATCATCAATAGGGCCAGCACTCAGATCCAGGCTgcattgttccttttttttttcagcagggTTTGTGTGAACCATTAATTTGTCCTGAGCTGTAGAACCATTGCAAATTAGTGTTGttaagtttttccttttctgtggCAAGAATTTGATTTATGCATCAACTTCCTGTCagtaaactgtttttattatagCTAAAAAGCCTTTTTTGGTGAAGTATTAACATTCTCTtgtgtaatttcttttattttgatttatataGGAAAGAATGACATCTTCGGTGAACCCATCAGTCTGTATGGGAGGCCAGGGAAATCCAGTGCGGATGTCAGGGCTTTGACCTACTGCGATCTTCACAAGATCCTGAGAGACGACCTGCTGGAGGTTCTCGACATGTATCCTGACTTTGCTGAAATGTTCTGGAACAATTTGGAGATCACCTTCAACTTAAGAGATGTGAGTGCTACTAGAGGGCAAAGTTAAACATGCTTGTAGTGATTATGTTTCCTGCACACAGTAATCCACGTTTTTTGTCTCAGAAAATCATTTTGAATTTTTGAATGACTAAAACTAAGATGTATCAGGCAGATAGAATAAACCCGCCAAGCCCGAGCAGGGACTCTGAATGTGGCTGCCGATTGACAAGGCATCGGAGAAGCTCCCTGCGTCGGCGGAATAGGCCAGGTGAGTGAAGAATAAAGCTTTACACGTGTTGCTATACTACCATGTTGTCTTGCAATGACTGTCTTATGATTCTGTGTACACAGATGGGATGGATGGTGAAGATCAGCCCCGTCCAATCGCGAACCATCATCATTGTAAAATGACAGGATCTCATTGGGGAGACCTCGGTAGCAGTGCTAGCATCTGTTCACAGTCTAGTGATGAGGAAATAAAGCCCATGCAACAAAACAAGGGGGAGCTATACCCAAACGGGGACACCAGAAACCATCCACCTTCAGTAGTTAGCCTCCTGCCTCACAGTGGACCCTCTGCTGGAATGGGACAGTCCTTAGACCTCGGAGGGCCTCTGTACTCAGGTAGAGTGCCTAAAATCCTTTCATCTGACCTGCTTAATTTTTATCATTGATACAGTGTCTGGAAATGTCCCAGAGGTACCAAACTACTTCTCATATCACAGTTCCATTTGGCTAAGTTACCAAAACCTTGACAACACAACAGCAACTTTACATTCTTACTTATACAAATCTTGAATTGGTTGCTGGTTAATGAAATATAGATAGATTATAGACTTACAGTGgcattacttttaaaatgtttatcttaacgaaacaaataataatacaaaatagaAATCAAActatacaaaacaaaagttttagTGGATGGACAACTGTATCATTACTAAACTCTGCAAAGTAACAGAAAACAATTATTGGGACATCAGCTGAGAACTCTTTATCTTTTCCTCTGTACAGCAGCATCCCCTATCGGCATGTCCAGTTTATATGGCTACTGGCCAGATCGCAGAGCCAGCCAGATTTCAGAGAGCCAGAGACGACCGTCCTCAGTTAGGGCCACTCTTCCACCTCCAGTTTGTGTTGAGGACCGGTCCAGGGAGCTGGAGTCCAGACTAGAGCTTCTTCAGTCTCAGCTGAATCGGTAAATGAACATAATATAAACTGTCTCATACAATGAGGGCAGAGAGGGGGCACCCGGATTTGAACCGGGGACCTCTTGATCTGCAGTCAAATGCTCTACCACTGAGCTATACCCCCTGTGATGAAAAGCAaagcttttttgtgttttcataataCTTTAGATGTGCTTGATAATTCAAAAATCTTTGTGTGTTtcctttgtatgtttgtttcctttttatattGTATGAAATTTAAAGATGCTGTGgcaaggaaaagagagagacctagtgtaaattaatttataaacaaATGAGTGGAGGGAGTAATATTTACTGAATCAAAACACAGAATAAATTGAGTGTCTACTGATTAAAGAGATACACTTTTAAACTGTCTTTACTGATGCTTCTTTTAATCCTGCCCAGGCTAGAGACCCGTATGACTGCCGATATCAATGTGatcctgcagctcctccagaggCAGTTAGTCCCAGTACCACCTGCCTACAGTGATGTGTCCCCCAGCCCTCACCCACCTCACCCCACCACACTGTACAGAACAGGAGTGCCCACAATCCACACCATTACTCCAATCCAGCCAGTACAGATAACCAGCACTGTCTCAAAGTTACAGGTAATAGGACTGAGTTAATACACATATACTGCATGTAGTTATCTCAGCTCACTGTTCTGTTTCCCATCTATGACTcaaataaaaagtgaataaaacttaaaataaaatactgaaataaatattGATTGCACAATGATGGAATAATGCTGGACATAATCATATATAATCTTCGTGAGACTTCTAGTCCTATTGGCCACTCACATCACTTTAATGTTCAAGTCAGACTAAACCATTGACATTGTATTTCTGGTGAACTCCCTTTACACTCAACATTAACACTCTCCATTCTTTCTGTGGTAGTTACTTGTTTGCATGAAACAACACTCAAACCAAGTTATTACTTTCTATGAAATTATGAAAATTTCACATGTCTTTTCAGTTGAAATTCTTTGTTTACTCTCATCATGAAAGGGACATTGGCCATTTCATGATTTTGATCATTGTGAAGCTGCAgcctaaacacaaaacatttatcTGTTTTACAAACTTTATTTGGTTTTGCATGACAAAAGGTTTTTGGAAATCTTGAAGATAATTTTACTGTGAGATCACCATTTCCATGAAAACCTGATTCTTGAATGAAACATTTACACTGCTGCATAAAATTTTATGCTTAACTAATTTTTAACCGTTATTTGTAACATCTAGACAGATTTATGATTATTCAGTTTGTCCTTTACTGAGGTACTATGCTTCAGTACTTCTGAAGGTTTTGAGAATTTACTCATTTATACACAAAGTCTGGAAGGTTACTCTATTAAATACATGATTACATACACCTAATGCTTTCtaattttatgattttgttttttgtttttttcatgaattaatgtttttttgtcttttccagaGTCCAGACTCTGACTTAGCACACAAATCCAAAGACTCCTTATCTAGTGGTATCCATCTCACAGTGGCATCAGATGACACCATGTCCTTGTCACCAGAAGCTGACCCTCCACATCTGCCCTCTGTGGATCTCACTCCTACTCCGATGTTATGGTCTAATGCCCAAGAACCTCCTGGACTGTTATGTGGAAGTCAGCGCTTCCCCTCCCTTCCTGAGCACCTTGAGAACTCCATAGAAATGCAAGAGATCCAAAGGCACGTCTCTGACCCTGTCCTACCTGGCAGCTAAAGCAGTCTTGTCCTTTTTATAGGACAgccatatttttttcccccaaactgAGTCTTTCCTCCACCTAAAACCTCCTGTCCTGCTCAGAAGTTGCTGCAGAGAAAGGGTTGCCTCCTGTTTCTCACAGACTGCTGAAGTTCAGCATCCCTTCAGATCATGTGCAATGGAGAGATTATTCCTGTCCCAAAGGGTGGAAAAGTTTTCAAGTCTGAACTGAGAGTAAGGACAATGACATTAAAGCAATCACTGGATCTGAATGCTTCACAAACCGCATCCCAGACTCAGGTTTcatgaggaaaagaaataacaaGGAAAACTAATATGGTTCACGTTTGAAAAATGCTCGGCATTTACTTTGTTCAAGAATTGCACATTTAGGATTTAGTatagaaaaatgtaattacttggtattgaatttatttttgtaatataaGAGATATGTTGGTTACATAAGGACCATACATGTAACAAAGATGAGTGTTTTAGGTTCAGTGTTGCTGTGGTGTATGTTGAAAAATATGATATTAAATGTCTGACACATTGTAAGGGATAAAGGTTTAAGGCATGGCtgtgaaaaatgtcattttcatcTCATATTTCTTGTAACATTGTGACATAAAACAGCCATGCTTGCTGAGTGTGTCATTTGATCATTGAAAAGTATTGCAGTGAACACAGTCAAACTTCATAGTTTATGTTACATTTACTTGAAGATCTTGTTTTGATCATGACAgcttgttttctcttgtttctgtgtctgtttaTCTGTGCTGTTCAGCTCAGTTCAGTGTCAACTATTTGTCAAAGTGAAGTAGTCACATGGTTTAGAATGAAGTCTGTGTGGAAAAGCCAACAATGGCGGGTTTGTTCTGTCACAGCAGACAAGACTGTCACTTCCTTTGAAGACATCATGGAGAAAGTGAAGAAGATGGTAAAACATAAGCTGGAAGACAAGTGAAGATGATGGTGACCTTTAAATGcagaatttgtttaaaatgtgtgtgagtTCCAACCACAAGGTGAATGTAATGAGTATTCAAGCATTTACAGTTTTGTACAATTTTTCATGAACCACAAattcctgtatttttttttcataataaagATACAACACAGTCACTATTGGAGCTCCAAAATCTTTTTCATTTGCAAATTACAAAACCATACTGGGATGCTAGCTGCGCCATGAAACGTGAAACTACATGCACAATGAGCTCACCATACATGAGCCATGAGTCATATTGTTATTTGTGTATAAATGGCATTTATCAAAAGTGTATTACTATTAACAAGTAGCATATTTCCATTAGCTGATTCATCCTGTAGAAAAGCTGGCATGTAACCCAGCTGAGAGAGTGAAAAGCGAGATGCATCCTTGACAGGTGgtcagtccattgcagggctcATATGGAGAGACAGAAAATTGTGCATGCTCACACATTCAGGTCATTTGATTCTTTGAGGAGTCCAGAGTTTCAGGGCAAAGCCTATAAAAGGACACtggaaacatgcacacacagacagagctaccaggagaagaagaggaatcTAGCTTCTTCTAGCACATCTACCACTCAGTTCCTCAGTTTCTCTACAGTTCCTTCTATGGACATATAGCAttatacagaaaatgtttttagtttttggaTCATTTGAGGTTGCAATACTAACCTGAGAtcccagaaaagaaaaagtaggaATTTGATGTGCAATGGCTTTGCTAAAACTGGCAGGAGCAGTTCATAATCATGAGAATTTCTGCCCTCTTTTGGTTACATTGTGTAAATTCAGCTCTTCATCAAGTTAAAAAGTAATACATCCTGTggtcattttcaaaataaaacgcGCACGTCCAccttacatacatacagtacatgcaTGATGATGATCCTCATCCAACCAACCTTAATCAAGCGCCAAGCCATATTAATACACCTGTAACAGATACACTGACAACGATACAGATAATCAGAAATGTAAATCCAGGTATTGTGGTCATTTGTAGCTATGTTATAAATTCAGAGACAGTAAAGGAAACTTTAACGTACTTTTAGACTGAAGTACGCAATCAACtatattttgattaaataattgAAGTGAATTAAGAAATTCTAAAATGTaagactatttttttctaaaaatgcaACTTTATGTTTAAACAATAACCGGAAGTTGACTTCACACTGCTTAACTTGACCATCTTTAAGGTCGTAAAGAGCAGCGCTACTCTTTGTTAAGTGCGGTGCGCAGAAATCTTGATTTAAGTCAAGATTTGCATAATTAAACAGTTAGCGTAACTAAATCTTCTGATACTTGTTGTGTGCCAAGCCGAAACTAGCTGGTAAGAGTTTTCTTGCGAGACTTCTTATTTCGTTGTTAGCTAACGCTAACGGGTTAGCTGCTCAGACAACAACCGAAGCTCAGGAGGATGTCGCTTCAcggcaaaagaaaagaaatctacAAATACGAGGCGCCATGGACTGTCTATGCGATGAACTGGAGCGTCCGTCCAGACAAACGCTTTCGATTGGCACTTGGGAGTTTTGTGGAGGAATACAACAACAAGGTGCGCAGTTTAGTATCTAATGGGCTAACAGACGGCAACGTTAGCTAAAgtatgctaatgctaactgtCCTGCGAATCTATGCCTTTAGCAACAATAACTGTTCTGTTATTTTCTGCTGCACGAGACTTTTAAAGTGTTCCTTTGAAACGTGTCTTCATGGTCGTTGTTATGATCTTTCTGTACATTTTCACGACGTCGTCTTTTAAGCGTAACGCCATTTTTGACCCCTGGTCTTCTGAAAAACAGTCATTGGGTTCATCAGGTAATCTGTCTGCTCGTACTCAGGTTCAGCTCGTGGGTCTGGAAGAGGAGAGCTCAGAGTTTGTGTGCAGGAACACTTTTGATCACCCTTACCCCACCACCAAGATTATGTGGATCCCAGACACCAAAGGTGTTTACCCGGACCTGCTCGCCACTAGTGGGGACTACCTGCGTATTTGGAGGGTAGGATGTTtacacttttgttttgttttttccggAAGGTAATTTGTCTTTAACCCCGAGCTGGCAATGTTGTGACTTGTCCCTATACAAATTAATCTGAATTggattgttttctttattatgaCAAGGTTAACAAGAGCAACGTGATAGTTTGAACATCATGGTCTGGTCTTCAGTTGCCAGATCTCCAACCAGTTGAACACCTGTTAGAGTTTTTGAGATTTTTATAAAGGAGTACTCCTCACCACCATCATCCCATCATAGCATGAGGAGGGATCATCCTTTAGAAAGAATGCCATCCATCCCGCCAGTTGAGAGTCTTACAGAATCATTGCCAACCCACACTGAGGCTGTTTTGGCAGCATGGGGTGGAACAACACCTTTCTAAAACACCTAAATGCGCACCCATACCACAGACCATTACAACAGCCCCACTTATCATTTCTATTCCTCCCTTTGCGCAGATTATGAAGGTagttacagaaataaaattgtCCATGTGTGTAAGGGAGAGCTGGTATTGCAGAATACACCACTCTTAACAAGCAATGTCATTGTCACTCAAATGATTCCaggctttatttaaaatgagtcTGTGACTGCtagtgttgatgtttttttaaacccatTACCAATAACACAGTTGCATTAACACTAACTGCTTTGTTGTGGGGGACAAGATCAGTGTGTTTACCCTCTTCATCTAGGCCAGCTGGCAGCTGTGATATTGTCTCTTTGGCTGGTAGAAAGCACTTGTTATGAGACATCTGCTTCCTGCTAAATTCTTCTGCATTTGTCTCACAGGTCAGCGACACAGAAACGCGCCTCGAATGTTtattaaacaacaacaagaactCAGACTTTTGTGCTCCGCTCACCTCCTTTGACTGGAATGAAGTCGATCCCAATCTTTTGggtaagaaattaaataatttggttTTTAACTACTGTGACATttgatttgtttagttttatttatttttcgtGTCCTCCAGGAACATCCAGCATCGATACCACCTGCACTATCTGGGGTTTGGAAACTGGTCAGGTGTTAGGACGCGTTAACCTGGTGTCTGGACATGTGAAAACTCAACTGATTGCTCACGACAAagaggtttgtgtgtgtctgcactTGAAGATGTGTCCTTACGTGTTGCTGTACACAGATCATtcactctgtctgtctttcaGGTGTACGACATCGCTTTCAGCCGCGCTGGAGGTGGCAGAGACATGTTTGCCTCCGTGGGAGCTGATGGATCCGTCCGCATGTTTGACCTCCGGCACCTGGAGCACAGTACCATCATCTATGAAGACCCCCAGCACCACCCGCTGCTACGCCTCTGCTGGAACAAACAGGACCCTAACTATCTGGCCACGATGGCCATGGATGGCATGGAGGTCAGTGTTGCTTGATGTAGATTTGGAGTCTTGTGATAACTTCTTATATAGGTCAGAAATGGTAAGAAGTCCTGTTAGTAAGTTTAATGAATCAACTCATCATCCATGTTTCTGTGTGTCAGGTGGTCATCCTGGATGTTCGTGTGCCATGCACCCCTGTGGCTCGGCTCAACAACCACCGTGCCTGTGTCAATGGGATCGCATGGGCCCCTCACTCCTCATGTCACATCTGCACTGCAGGTAAGTGGGACTGCACGCTGAAGGCAGAGCTGCATTATAAATATCAGATAGAGTGTGTACCTTTAGTGTGTACCCCCCCACACCCGTCTCCCAGAGAGATATACAAGCGCACATCGCATGTGCACACAAAGCTAAACTAAACACAGCAGACACCAGGAAGACCTCGCTCCCAAAAGGCACCTCATTATGTGTTATTCCGAGCTGGTTTGGTTTTGTGCAACCTCAGACTTGGAGCAAGTAACAACACGTTGctgaattaattttatattttctatcaaAATGGCAAAACAATAGATTTATGTTTTGCATCTCAAGCAGAGACACAGCGCTGTGTGGGAGGAATGACCACGTTCAACTGAACCGACACATGAAATTCCCTCGTCATCtgaatatattgtttattttggaaaaccacaacaaacaaGCCTGATGACGTAACCATAAATTTTCAGAACCAAATCTCCaagatgtttgtttatttttgcagaGTAAAGTCCTTATGCTTAGGTTCTGGCTAAACTGGTTTACAGTTCTGTAACG from the Melanotaenia boesemani isolate fMelBoe1 chromosome 2, fMelBoe1.pri, whole genome shotgun sequence genome contains:
- the dcaf7 gene encoding DDB1- and CUL4-associated factor 7, producing MSLHGKRKEIYKYEAPWTVYAMNWSVRPDKRFRLALGSFVEEYNNKVQLVGLEEESSEFVCRNTFDHPYPTTKIMWIPDTKGVYPDLLATSGDYLRIWRVSDTETRLECLLNNNKNSDFCAPLTSFDWNEVDPNLLGTSSIDTTCTIWGLETGQVLGRVNLVSGHVKTQLIAHDKEVYDIAFSRAGGGRDMFASVGADGSVRMFDLRHLEHSTIIYEDPQHHPLLRLCWNKQDPNYLATMAMDGMEVVILDVRVPCTPVARLNNHRACVNGIAWAPHSSCHICTAADDHQALIWDIQQMPRAIEDPILAYTAEGEINNVQWASTQPDWIAICYNNCLEILRV